The Chitinophagales bacterium genomic sequence TATTTACTTTTCCTATAAATACAGCAATAGTAGGTACTAAACTAGCAGGAATTAATACTACTGACAGCCATAATATTAGTGTTGCCAATGGAATGGCAAAGATATTAGCAAGCAAAAAGTAGGTTGGAAAATTACCAAAATAGTAAATACTTAATGGCAAAGTAAATACTTGTGCTGCCAAACTTAATGACCACAATTGCCATATCCAGTTAATTATTTTATATTTTGAATAAAATAATATATTAATTGGTTGATACATTAAAAAAATGCCTAGCATAGCCAAGTATGACAGTTGAAATCCTATATTATAGATTAGTAACGGATTAAAAAGTAATTGAATAAAACATGCTCCAGCTAATAAATTTAAAGCAGTGCTTCTTTCGTTGTTTAACTTTCCAAAGTTTAGCAAAGAAAATAAAATTGCAGCTCTAACCACGGCTGGTGTTAGTCCTACAATAAATGCAAAAAGCCAAATTCCAATAGCTACACAACCAAATTTTATCCATTTTGCATACTTCTTTTTCTTAGGAAGAAATGAAAACAAAAAACTCAATAACATATATACGATACCAACATGTAAACCAGAAACCGACAAAATATGCATTAAACCACTTAACGCAAATGCTTGATAAGTATCTGCATCTAAATCTGATTTGTGACCTAACAAGATACCATCTGCTAGCTGAAAATACTTTTTATTAGGAATATATTTTTTTAGTATTGCTTGAACTTTTATTGATATATCATTGCTTTTTCTTTGCAAAGCATATTTTTCATCTGCTTGAAGTAATTTTATTTGCCATGGCTTCACATATGCTTGTTGATATATTTCACTATAAAACAAATATTTTTTATAATTAAATTGATGTGGATTTTTAGGTGCGTCAACTTCATTAATCCAAGATTTTATTAATACTTTATCACCAATATTATAATGTGTTATACTAGAATCTTTTGCTAGATAGAGTAATAAATTTCCACTACAATAATGTATATTTTGCTGACTATCTATAACTGCTTCTACACTTAATATTGTTCTATATGATTTTTCTTTTTCTAACAAAGGACTTTTAATATATCCAACTACATATTTATTCTCTTGTAGCGAAAAATGTTCTGTTTGATTTTTCTTCAAAAACAATGTAGTATAAGTCATTCCAAAAAGCAAACACAATAACGGAATTATAAGCAACCAATACTGTTTCAATTGCCATCGTTTCTGTAGTTGAAAAAAGATAAAAACAAGCGTAGTAATTAGTAGTGCAATAAGTGTTGATTTAAAACTAATAGTGCATTGAAAAGCAATAATTATTCCTACAATAAATGGAATTACTATTTTAATAAGTGGATAATAATATAAGTTTATTCTGCTTTGCACTAATCAAATATACAAATACTATTTATATTATAGTCATTTCTATAGATTTATCAATATGCTATTTTTATCAGATAGTAAATGATTATCTTTAGCAACAAATGACACTATCTATTGCTTTGGTATATTTACTAGGATTAATTAGTCCTGGACCAGATTTTGTAATGTGTGTAAAAAATAGTTTACAATACAACAGAACAACTGGACGATACACTGCTTTAGGTTTTGGCTTAGGAATTTTAGTGCATATTGCTTATAGCTTTTTGGGCATTGCTTATCTCATATCAACCAATAAAAACATATTTATAATAATACAATTATTAGGTGCTTTGTATTTATTATACATGGGAATTGGTGCCATAAAAAATGCCAATACTACTTTCCAAATCAACGAACAACATCAAAACAAGCAAGGACTATCTGCTATTCAAGCAATAAAATCTGGTTTTTTAACTAATATTTTAAATCCAAAAGCAACGCTATTTTTTCTAAGTATTTTTACGGTCATTCAAACAAAACAAGTACCATTACTCAACAGTATTTTACTAAGCATATTTTTTGTAATAGCAACTATTACTTGGTTTTATATTGTAGCAACACTCATTACACATCATAAATTTCAATCTAGAATAATAAGGTACAGTCATTACATCAATAAATTACTAGGAATTATATTAATATTTATTAGTTTAGAAATATTATATACTGTAATTAAAAATTTTGTTTAGCAATTTTTCTTTTAATTCTACTTAAAGAAGTTGGCGTTA encodes the following:
- a CDS encoding ComEC family competence protein codes for the protein MQSRINLYYYPLIKIVIPFIVGIIIAFQCTISFKSTLIALLITTLVFIFFQLQKRWQLKQYWLLIIPLLCLLFGMTYTTLFLKKNQTEHFSLQENKYVVGYIKSPLLEKEKSYRTILSVEAVIDSQQNIHYCSGNLLLYLAKDSSITHYNIGDKVLIKSWINEVDAPKNPHQFNYKKYLFYSEIYQQAYVKPWQIKLLQADEKYALQRKSNDISIKVQAILKKYIPNKKYFQLADGILLGHKSDLDADTYQAFALSGLMHILSVSGLHVGIVYMLLSFLFSFLPKKKKYAKWIKFGCVAIGIWLFAFIVGLTPAVVRAAILFSLLNFGKLNNERSTALNLLAGACFIQLLFNPLLIYNIGFQLSYLAMLGIFLMYQPINILFYSKYKIINWIWQLWSLSLAAQVFTLPLSIYYFGNFPTYFLLANIFAIPLATLILWLSVVLIPASLVPTIAVFIGKVNSFLIALLIKSTQLLVTLPLGKIQNIYISNFSLLLIFIAVILFVYAFKFKQLKLTILAMCIFVFCIANAYWLTYQCWKKDEFFIYSIPNNLCFAVHHQNKSTIISTDTISDKQYNFNIDNNEKYNRITTNEFIVLNDSTNLQLNEFVYSDYLINFKNKYLYILNKNNIRWKFAKPLAIDYLIVSDNLFLNIEQIKENYQFQKVIISSDNDYYHTKTYRKILEDNKVSFIDINEKYFELE
- a CDS encoding LysE family transporter — its product is MTLSIALVYLLGLISPGPDFVMCVKNSLQYNRTTGRYTALGFGLGILVHIAYSFLGIAYLISTNKNIFIIIQLLGALYLLYMGIGAIKNANTTFQINEQHQNKQGLSAIQAIKSGFLTNILNPKATLFFLSIFTVIQTKQVPLLNSILLSIFFVIATITWFYIVATLITHHKFQSRIIRYSHYINKLLGIILIFISLEILYTVIKNFV